Proteins from a genomic interval of Papaver somniferum cultivar HN1 chromosome 4, ASM357369v1, whole genome shotgun sequence:
- the LOC113276124 gene encoding furostanol glycoside 26-O-beta-glucosidase-like, which produces MYGYRVSLSPTGDKVNDPYDAAHNIILSHAAAAKLYKQIYQAAQEGEIGISIVGQWFVSHSDSPRDKEAAERANGFMVGWFMEPLVYGDYPFIMRALVRDNLSMFTDKEKEMVKGSYDFIGVNYYTARYAKDIPFTSEHKFTSTDKYQFVAQKEEKNGVPIYAHCLLLVVRRAFTFIRWD; this is translated from the exons ATGTATGGTTACCGTGTTAGTCTTTCTCCGACTGGTGATAAAGTCAACGATCCATATGATGCTGCCCATAACATCATCTTATCCCATGCTGCAGCTGCTAAACTCTATAAACAAATATATCAG GCTGCACAAGAAGGAGAAATTGGTATTTCTATCGTGGGTCAATGGTTTGTGTCGCACTCGGACTCACCCCGTGATAAAGAAGCAGCAGAAAGGGCTAATGGCTTCATGGTTGGATGGTTCATGGAACCATTGGTCTATGGAGATTACCCTTTTATAATGAGAGCATTAGTGAGGGATAATCTTTCCATGTTTACAGACAAAGAGAAAGAAATGGTGAAGGGTTCTTATGATTTTATTGGTGTAAATTATTACACTGCTAGATACGCCAAAGACATTCCTTTTACCAGTGAGCATAAGTTCACCTCCACAGACAAATACCAGTTTGTAGCACAGAAAG AGGAAAAAAATGGAGTTCCTATATATGCCCATTG TCTCCTACTGGTGGTCCGGAGAGCATTTACATTTATCCGGTGGGACTAA